TTTGCCGCTGGATATTCCGGAAGATATGCGCACCGCGCGCCTGACTTCCAGTGAAAAACATCGCATCGTTGAGCGCGTGATTCGTCGTATTAATGAGCGTATTCCGGTGGCTTATTTGACCAATAAAGCCTGGTTCTGCGGCCATGAGTTTTACGTTGATGAGCGCGTGCTGGTGCCGCGTTCACCGATTGGCGAGCTTATCAATAATCAGTTCGCTGGCCTGATTGACCATCAACCGCAGCACATCCTCGACATGTGTACCGGCAGTGGCTGCATTGCTATCGCCTGTGCTTATGCCTTCCCGGAAGCGGAAGTTGACGCGGTAGATATCTCCCCGGATGCGCTGGCTGTTACCGAGCAAAACATCGAAGATCACGGTTTAATTCACAACGTAACGCCGATTCGCTCCGATCTGTTCCGCGATCTGTTGAAGGTGCAATACGATCTGATCGTGACTAATCCACCTTATGTGGATGAAGAGGATATGTCCGACCTGCCGGGCGAATATCGCCATGAGCCGGTTCTGGGACTGGCTTCAGGTAGCGATGGTCTGAAGCTGACCCGCCGCATCCTGGCCTGCGCGCCAGATTATCTTAACGATGACGGTATCCTGATTTGTGAAGTCGGCAACAGCATGGTACATCTGATGGAACAGTATCCTGACGTTCCATTTACCTGGCTGGAGTTTGACAATGGCGGTGATGGCGTCTTTATGCTGACTAAATCGCAACTGATTGACGCCCGCGCGCATTTCAGCATCTATAAAGACTAAAACAATAAACACGCAAACATAACGACAATAACGGAGCCGTGATGGCAGGAAACACAATTGGACAACTCTTTCGCGTTACTACCTTCGGCGAGTCGCACGGCCTGGCGCTGGGCTGCATCGTTGATGGCGTGCCGCCAGGTATTCCGCTGACCGAAGCTGACCTGCAGCACGACCTCGATCGTCGTCGGCCAGGAACGTCGCGTTATACCACCCAGCGTCGTGAACCGGATCAGGTGAAAATTCTTTCCGGCGTCTTTGAAGGCGTGACCACTGGTACCAGCATTGGTTTGCTGATTGAGAACACCGATCAACGTTCCCAGGACTACGGCGCGATTAAAGACGTTTTCCGCCCGGGTCATGCTGACTATACCTACGAGCAGAAATACGGCCTGCGCGACTATCGCGGCGGTGGTCGTTCTTCCGCGCGTGAAACCGCGATGCGCGTGGCTGCAGGGGCGATTGCCAAAAAATTCCTCGCCGCCAAATTCGGTATTGTCATTCGCGGCTGTTTGACCCAGATGGGCGATATTCCGCTAGCGATAAAAGACTGGGATCAGGTTGAGAAAAACCCGTTCTTCTGTCCGGACCCGGATAAAATTGAGGCGCTTGATGAACTGATGCGTGGCCTGAAAAAAGAGG
This Klebsiella sp. RHBSTW-00484 DNA region includes the following protein-coding sequences:
- the prmB gene encoding 50S ribosomal protein L3 N(5)-glutamine methyltransferase; this translates as MDKIFVDEAVNELHTIQDMLRWAVSRFSAANIWYGHGTDNPWDEAVQLVMPSLYLPLDIPEDMRTARLTSSEKHRIVERVIRRINERIPVAYLTNKAWFCGHEFYVDERVLVPRSPIGELINNQFAGLIDHQPQHILDMCTGSGCIAIACAYAFPEAEVDAVDISPDALAVTEQNIEDHGLIHNVTPIRSDLFRDLLKVQYDLIVTNPPYVDEEDMSDLPGEYRHEPVLGLASGSDGLKLTRRILACAPDYLNDDGILICEVGNSMVHLMEQYPDVPFTWLEFDNGGDGVFMLTKSQLIDARAHFSIYKD
- the aroC gene encoding chorismate synthase encodes the protein MAGNTIGQLFRVTTFGESHGLALGCIVDGVPPGIPLTEADLQHDLDRRRPGTSRYTTQRREPDQVKILSGVFEGVTTGTSIGLLIENTDQRSQDYGAIKDVFRPGHADYTYEQKYGLRDYRGGGRSSARETAMRVAAGAIAKKFLAAKFGIVIRGCLTQMGDIPLAIKDWDQVEKNPFFCPDPDKIEALDELMRGLKKEGDSIGAKVTVVADGVPPGLGEPVFDRLDADIAHALMSINAVKGVEIGDGFEVVKLRGSENRDEITKEGFQSNHAGGVLGGISSGQQIVANIALKPTSSITVPGHTINRFGEEVEMITKGRHDPCVGIRAVPIAEAMLAIVLMDHFMRQRAQNGDVTTSIPRW